The DNA region TGTGCTAGAAGAATCCACGTGGCTTCAGACACAGCTGGGTCATTGTTCACTGGAGCTCCTAATGGAGGCATGGTGCTTATAGCTGGTGAGTAGTAGCGTTTTGACGTTTTCCCTCTATTTGTCaaaagtaagtatttatttgaACAGAGAGTTTAACATTTTAGGATGAAAAAAGTTCAGTAGATTGCACAGAAAAATATAGGATAATAAAGACATACCTAAACTACATAAATAAGAAATATGAATTAGGTATCTGATATTTTGGATACAAAAATTTCCCAAAAATTAGTAGCGGATAGCGAAATcgtaaatgaaattaaaatttttgtgtggaacatatttaagtaatttgTATTGTTATATTACTTTGTTGCCACTACAAATATACGTTGGCTAACAAACTTGGCTGTAACACtactttgaatatttttctgTTCAATTCGTCAATACAGTCATGCGACCAATAGGTATTTTGTTATAGTTGCGTTCGTAAAATATAAACTTTTTATTACATGTACTATTCGTTAAATATTCTTTTTACATGAAGTTCATTGTCTAGAAGTAAAAGCGATGCCATAAAATGACGTCAATTCGCCCTGAATAAGCAACCCTATTGCCCCAACGAACGTATGGCTTGGCTCGCAAACAATATTGAAATAGAACTGTTTACATCGTGCCTTGCTTCAAAAAGTACGTGCTAGTTTCTGGAATATTACTTAATTGTGACTTTGATGATAATTGGAGCTTAGAAACAAGGGGCCTTCAGGCTTGTCTTGTTACCAGTTTTAAATTATGAGCTAAGTATGAAATTTTATTAGAGCTATTTTTGAGagctatatttttataatttattagtgGTGAATTTCACAAAATTTCTTAATTAGTAGGGTGACCCCTAATATGAAATACTGATATGAAATTattagtatgttagtacataaatatttttataatataactaaCAAGGTTTTGCTTTTGTTTAGTGTTCTATACTAGTGGCCTTTTTGTGTTATCTATTTATGTcgataaaaacaaaaacacatgATGACTTTATGTAGACACTGTTTACGATATCAACGTCACGCAAGGCAAACAAAAATAACATGgggtaaaacatgaaaaatttTCCTAAAAGGATAAACATATCGCGGTTTTTTTGTAGACCAATTAAAGATAGACAATTTCAACATACATTGTGTTGCTTAAATCTtttcttcctcgttccctcaatgctgaggatcgcgaccacaagtagcgtttctccattgaacgcggtcataagccatgtggactgcgcGATATAGGCacgattaaatattttagtCTGAGTAGACTAtaggcaataaaaaaaatcacacaggTTTTATCCAATATTACAGTGCCAAACTCATGTTAAAACTACTATGTCCTCCACATTGTAATTCAGGATATTGGTCAACAGCCAGAAATTAGGGCAGCAGAAGGTCTCTGGATAACCTCTGACATCGAATGTGGGCCAAGTATCATGTGTCAAGAGGCAGGTTCCACTGATAACGATGTTATGACGTGTGTGGCGGTCTCTTTTATACTGTGTAATTTAATGTTCGTGGAAAGTTGCATAGTTTCTCgtatattttcattttaaattatcaagtagtattattttataaaatgttacttAGTTTTGATATGATATAAATGTACTGTGATATGAATATGACTGTACTTATGCAAACGGGGACCAAAATCtacattgaaatatttaatgattAAACAATAAAgttcgattttcaaaatgaTTGATTCATATGTTGAACTGGATTGGTTCCTGTTTGCTAAAGTACGTGCAATTGGATCaaatatgtgaaataaaaatgagtcttttttttaatacttttcatTAAGACATAAGTTGATAACTTTCCCGATTTTGctattccatacaaaataatttatacaATATCACGAAAATAAAGCAAGTAACCTACCTACGAGTATATGGTCGTTCCTTTTCTTCTTGTTTATACTTTCCACCAATGATTTACCAAATGGCATCATTAGCAAAACATTTGCCCCtcaaataggtaaaaaacctTGTAGAAACTACCTGTTAGTTTATGGGTCAATAACCTGCTCATCAATATTATTACCACTTATTGCAGCCGTTATCTGACAGTTTTTCATTACCGACATCAAAGCTATCTCGTAATCAGTGAATTTATGCTTTGTTTTTGCACATGGGAAGTAGGTGTGAGTAATAACATAGCTGTTAACTCATACGTACCAATAGATAacaataatatgtatgtagtttaatttttagttattaaaaaaaataacgaacTGAGTAACGTTAacgattttatattttttaataacggTTTaccttatttaatttatttgtaagCTTAGATTTATAACACAtaaaagtcgccgtcaatagaatttgtgaacaatgtaaacaaactttgtagtcaaaatgtctttaatttccattcaaactcatcagatactggttaaatccatgtgttatttaatcaattcatctcacattatgatcatcaacctttaaaataataaaattgtgatagaatattgatattttgcagaatggtttgtttacattgtattAACGGcaattttacataatatatatgatTAAATCAACGCtagaaaatacaattttgccgtTTTTGATTTGGACctaataattaagtaattttttaggTAATTTAAATGGGATTATGATTATTTTACGGAAACTCATTTGGCACATAAGTAGTTTTTGACCATTTTGACAAACATTATTAATGCacttacaattttataaattaaattataatgtatttttttggtTGCAGGCACAGGATCAAACGCGTTGTTGTACAACGGAAAACAACAGTTTGGGTGCGGCGGTTGGGGCTATCTTTTAGGAGATGAAGGCGGAGGTATAGTGttttaaaattagtaattaaTCATTTACATACTGAGTTACTGACAGGCGGATATCGTCTTAATGGCGAACTACAAATCTGTGAGCACCATCTTTGACCTCAGTGCGTTTTGTATGTGATTCTGTAGCTTTTAAACAGATGAATTGAATTTGAATTTtcaatgttgtttttgtaaaatctaGTTAGAATTGAAATAGCAAAATCAGTTTATCAATTTTTGTGTTCGACGAGTTTTAAATTTTctgtattttatgtttttcagCGTACTGGATAGCCCATCGCGCTGTAAAGACAATATTCGACGAAGAAGACGGCCTGCGCCCATCGCCTCATCCCATACACGCCGTGTGGGAGGTTATCAAGGAACACTTCGGGACTGAGAACAGAGTGGACCTACTACCTCATGCTTATAAGGATTTTGATAAATCCAAATTCGCTGGTAAGTTTTACGAGGTCTTACACGAGGTAGAGATGCAAAGTTATAACAAGCTAAATTAGCAGCTCCGCCAGTGCAAattattatacttttaaacgagcaattcttgtatatttatttatttatttatatatttatttatttacactgacgatctcggaaaccgctctaacgatttcgcagaaatttgttatgtgggggtttttgggggtgaaaaatcggtctaacttatccttaggtcccggaaaacgcgaattttcgagttttcatgcgtttttcttcgcgcgccatctcgtgtgcagtagttgtactgttaagacagaattctttcggttgatgtaagtactatttattgcaaacactagatggcgacacaggtcaaggctaaaacgaatagaaaaatacactatttgagtttttgtggcgaaatgcgcgccatctcgtgtggagtagttgtgttgttaaggctgagaattctttcgctcgatgtaggtactattcatttttgaactagatggcgacacatgtcaaggatacgaaacagaaccgagcgaagctcggttgcccagatattgttattttaaacgtcaaacttctatgaaattatgacgtttacttaatcCTTGCGGGATAACATGTTAATCATTATGTTTGTGTTCGTCGGAAATTGTCTCTATGATTAACTACTACAAACGTGTAcgtaaaattaaacaaatttcaAAAAGAACTATTTTTGATAATAAAACTATCGTCTTACTATTACGTATatataaatgattatttgtCTTCTAAGACATATATCTTTTCATTTTTCAGGTCTAACGCTAAAGCTGTCCCATCTTGCCCTCCGAGGTGACGCTCTTTCCCGACACCTATTCGCGGAAGCCGGCAGCGCGCTCGCGGCACACGTGGCCGCACTTGTCCCCAAGACGAATGCGAGGCATGTGCGTGTGATTTGTGTGGGGTCTGTGTGGAACAGTTGGGAGTTATTGAAATCTGGAGCGTTGAAGGAGCTTAATATTAGGAGggtacgtatttttttattgactgaTAGAGGTAAATTCTCTTGTTATATCTTGTTTTTATTAAATGATCACAACGTAAGCATACAGCTGTGTAGATCTGAATAAAGAATATCTCAGATACATATGGATATTCCTAATTGTTAACTAAcgattgtttaaaaatatcgcGCTACAAactttaccgctaggccacaaACGCTCAAAAAATATAACACAAACTGGTAATTACTCTCttgattattaaaaaaccaACTAGAAAGCTGGGTCTTATCAACAGGATTCAAAAGTAATTTGatacaattttaatttgatgtccAAAGCTCGCTGTCAGAATTGAcctttaaatgataatttttaaaGCTAAATGTATAAAgctgatggatttgatttaattttacagttagtattttTCGCGCATTATGGTAGTGAAAAATGTTGTATATAGCGCTCAAGACTCTACTCATAGTTCAATACTGGAATCTTTTTCATAACCTAAGTCAACTTTTCCAGGTACAACCAGAGTTAGAACTGGTGAAACTCCGAGTCTCAAGCGCTTTAGGCGCCGCCTGGCTAGCAGCCAAGCAGCTCGACCACGAACTGCCCAGAGACGACGCGGCTTTCTGCGAGATATTCTACACGTACACGCCAGAACACCACATGAATGGAAACGGGAAGATGAATAATGAGAACTGCGGGTGTGAGGATTGGATGAATTGGAGCTagttttaggtcaattgtatgttatttttagggttccgtacctcaaaaggaaaaaacggaacccttataggatcactttgttgtccgtctgtccgtccgtccgtccgtctgtcaagaccctttttctcaggaacgcgtggaggtatgaagctgaaatttatatcaattactcaggtctactgtcccttgaagctgtgaaaaaatcaaacttctaagccaacgcaatcaaaagatacagccgtttatgccgcaaattttcgacacttgcaagggaatcaaaacctacagggtgcttcccgtgaactcagaatcttgaaatttggtacgaagcaacgtcttatagcatagataaaggaaaaattacgaaaaccataaatttttagtcacatcacataatatattttttttaataatgaacgaactttgtaaaccttgcaggtttgtacggaaccctcggtgcgcgagtccgactcgcacttggccggtttttttaggaAATTCACAGCTAAAGTTACAAAAAAGCTTATAACATAGAAACAACGAAAAATTTTCACAGATAGACACTGGGCAAAGTACATGCGTGCAAAATTAGAAATACCCACAGCAATAACGAGTTCATTATTGCTGTAGGTATTTCCAATTTGGTATTGTGTCGTTTGATGGACTGCTGTAGAACTGAgagtcaatacgggtaagtgtgtctggccttcacatttggcctatttaaacTATGGTCAGTGTTTATTAGGAGTACAATACGTTTACCAGCAATCGTGAGTAGCAAAGTATGAACGCGCAAAACCATCTGTGAGTAAAAAGACCAAATGTGAAGGCTAGACACACTTCCCCTTATGACATACTTATCCGTATTGATCTTACGCAAAAACTAAATGATATGACAATGAATAAACATTGTAACTATTAACTATTTAACGATGTTAACTATTTAACGATGGTGCTGTGAAATCATACtttaatatgttatttttatttcatatcaTATAAGTCTAAGggtccactgaaaatcagcgtcgtGGCACTATGTGCTCCGACAcatgctgagtggcatcctttttGGAACAACAATCTGTACATTTACCACTTATGCAACTGCCAAGATGTAACGTGTTGTttcgaataaattttatttcatttcatttcatttcataaaagCCTTAGACAGTGCTCCTTGTAGGTTTAAACTTGGTaccttgttttgttttgttggtttaacctcctaaggcccagccatattaatttaaaaaaaaatgtttgttactGAAATTTTAACTTTATAGTGCAGATTTTTTTATTAGAACGAAAGTGAAGAAATGCAACTGTGTTCCAATTTAAtatgattttaatttaatcgaaaTGAATATGTTCTAAATATACGACCTTGGGACTTACGGCGATATTTGCAAAGCTATAGATGCTGTTGGCTAATAAAATTAGGTCCGGGCAGTGTTACTACCAAGtagctttatttttatttatttaaggaaaTGATTGTATAGTAAATGGTATTGGATCTGAATGAATTACTAATGATCTGCCgaaattataaatatacatttatttatttggaatcATGGAATGACTTGATTTGTTAAgattttgacaaataaattcgctatttatataataattttcaaTAGTATATACCAAGTACATAATGTAATACCTGTCATGGcgtgtataaatataattaaataatatttaagacAAAGGCCATGACATGGTtttatccagaggccgtgagttcaagtctcacccaaggcagacattttccacttttaaatttattctaagcctaacggcatcgattgcagacgtttctgctaatcagaagttaataTTTAAGACGTTAGCTTAGTTCCTAAACATATCTATAGGGTACAATTGTTTTACTATACTAGCCTATACTATAGTAGCCtaagtgaatattttaatatgagtaaatagttttatataaatttattttttattcatgcCCAATGCATACCTACAATGAAAGGACTTGAACAGGAGAATGACTACACTTTACTACACTTTTAATCCCATAGTATATTGACTTGGCGTAGTTAAAAGACGCTATACCGTACCAGGATTTTAGTTATTCTTAATAAATAGAACGTACTAATGTACTAAATATATCAGGAAGATAATGCACGAATAAGTGATACTGCACTGCAACCTCCCACTGGATCCTAATTTATATGAATCTATGAGTAGTTATATGAATTAGCTCCGTCCGTTGTAAGcgagtgagtattatattcttcaGTTGGAAGTCCTTATTTTCATGAATAGATTATCGtgaatattttgttttatagcaccacactataataatttattgacaAACATCAAAGAAAACTACTGCAATCTAGTGATACATGGATAAGGACTCGTTTCTTTACATTTAACCGTTTCATAACGGTTACTTTGCCGAATTTACCGTTGCGCCATCACGTAAGCACTAGAAACGTCAAACGCTCCCAAACGTCAAGTTTGACAACTAACTTGCACAACAATGATTTCACGGAGTTTGTTTTCcaaatatatttcaataaaatcccTAACCAACGCTAGTTATCGATGCTCATGTCGCGTAGTGCAATTCTCACATTATAATAAGCAAGATGAAACTAGAAATAGGTATTTTAACGGTATATTGGCGGTAGCAGCGGGCGTTGTAGGTTATGTGTGTTTGAAGGAGCGAATTTCGGCAGCTACGGTATCCAATAACGGTCTGCAAGGAAGACGGGAAAAGTTTAACTTTATTTCTGATGTGGTGGCTGTTTCGGCGCCGTCCGTAGTGTATATAGAGATAAAAGATAGTCGGCGTATGGACTTGTTTTCGGGGGAGCCAATAACGTTGTCGAACGGGTCTGGGTTCATAGTGAAGGAAGATGGATTGATACTGACGAACGCTCATGTGGTGGTGAATAAGCCGAACGCTAGTGTGAGGGTGAAGTTGTCGGTAAGTGGTGTTTTACTTTGATATGATGCAACATCTTGTGGGGATCGTTCAATGTTGAGCAACTATGGGTTTTTATTATTGAAGTGTTTGTGATGCAAGAGTGATACCACGGTCGACAGAAATTCGACTTTAACTAAACCATTTTGCTCCACAGTTCCACACATCCCCATTCTTTTGTAAAGGAACCATATAAAAACTTATTCCAGTTGAAATTCTGTGATTCCTGTAGTAGATGGTGTAGCACAATTTGCATTATCCCCAGTCCATATGTGATGGAAGGTGTTACAAGTTTATGTAATAATCTCACATATGTCACCATAGATCAAACATAGTGTGTCAAATGAACAGTagaatccactgagttgtccattTCTATTTGCAGTAgcttgaagtcaacaaaaacataaaaaaaatgccttgttgtgatatttaattgcaacaacataaaaattatgaatactcaagggcctgagacatatttaaaatcacaggcaagtaacaactccTGTACAAAATCTGACATTCTTGGCCTCAGTTCTGTGAATAATCTATTGCAGCTATTGGTCATTGGCTAAAGgttgaaaaataaaaagaaattggTCTACATCTGAACAGAATATATCTCACATGAATATTGAATAAACGggacaaaataataaatatagttGGTTCACCCTTATCTaatagtagagatgggccgaatatggactttgccgaatacgaatattcggccgaacattcggttcagctcttaccgaaccgaaccttcggccgaatattcggttacgccatatttttaaagcggatgttcattaaaactattaaatgattgataatggttacatatgttactacaactatgttcttataatttagtggataactaaaacttagttaaaacaactctgaactcttctcaactcttaaactacggttttttacatattttgacgtattaattatctctttttagtagttccttagaaagctactaaaatagaagcttattatccaatggaatacataagatcttcattagttatttactttgtttattcggtaaatattcggcaattcaaccgaattattcggccgaatacgaacatagaaaaacttgccgaatatgccgaataccgaatatttaccgaatattcggcccatctctattcaataggctacttgaccgtttttaaaatctgtcttatatgattaagtatttacgtaatcaggcgaaaacaacacagtctgTTTATCTTAGATGACAGTCTAGTAGCGTATTAGACAGACACCCCAACCTATTTCATCTACTTTCCAGGATGGCTCCGT from Leguminivora glycinivorella isolate SPB_JAAS2020 chromosome 23, LegGlyc_1.1, whole genome shotgun sequence includes:
- the LOC125238300 gene encoding serine protease HTRA2, mitochondrial-like; amino-acid sequence: MVNKLYFGGVEGGATHSNLVICDEAGKVVGTSKGPGTNHWQLGIEECATRIIEMVHAAKEDAGFPLDKPLDSLGLTLSGCEQESSNKELAERVRQKDPACARRIHVASDTAGSLFTGAPNGGMVLIAGTGSNALLYNGKQQFGCGGWGYLLGDEGGAYWIAHRAVKTIFDEEDGLRPSPHPIHAVWEVIKEHFGTENRVDLLPHAYKDFDKSKFAGLTLKLSHLALRGDALSRHLFAEAGSALAAHVAALVPKTNARHVRVICVGSVWNSWELLKSGALKELNIRRVQPELELVKLRVSSALGAAWLAAKQLDHELPRDDAAFCEIFYTYTPEHHMNGNGKMNNENCGSTAGVVGYVCLKERISAATVSNNGLQGRREKFNFISDVVAVSAPSVVYIEIKDSRRMDLFSGEPITLSNGSGFIVKEDGLILTNAHVVVNKPNASVRVKLSDGSVHIGVVEDVDMKSDLATLRIPVRGLPIMRLGSSADLKPGEWVVAMGSPLALSNTVTAGVVSSTQRGSEELGLRGKDMVYIQTDAPITFGNSGGPLVNLDGEAIGINSMKVTSGISFAIPIDYVKEFLQKRKTKSPQVSRRYLGITMLSLTPNILMELRMRNPEMPKDIDHGILVWKVIIGSPAYNGGLQPGDIVTNINGKPVQTATDVYAILESSSGLLKVDVVRGRARMALTVTPEQH